The segment CTAACACTCAAATCTATTTTGAAAGCTTAATAGTGTAGATTACGAGTTAAATACTTAATTTGTGTGATCGGAATCGTATTGTTTGCTGTGTTTGTTCTCCAGATTCAAAAGTTCGCTTTAAGGTTCTCCACATGTGATGCAGCGGTTACCTTTGTGGCAGCTCTTAAGGTTAGCCATTTACTGCAAAGAGCTGCTTTACATGGATATCTCATTAACCTGACTTCAGTTTATTTGCTGACTTTCTTCGAGTCATAGCCAATTCTTCCTGTTCGTTTGTTCTGTTTGCAGGAGAAACTCAAGGGCTTAGAGGAAGCTGGGCTCCAGGAACGTGAGCCTGATACTAGTTTCCAGTCAGATTACAACCCTGGAAACGAGACTATCCCCAGGTTATATCACATTATAGTGTTGTGAACTTGTATAAGTACTTTAGCCAACAATGGTAAACTCTCTTTGCAGAGCCACTGTGGAAGAGCCGAACATGGTTAAACATCTTGGTAGCTATGTCCCTGAAATGCAAGCAAGGCTCGAGTATCAAGATGGAAAAATCTTACACCCACCACAATCCACGCTTAGTCATATCTCTAACGAGAATTGCAGTAACCTCCCTCCAAATTTCACCACCTTACCCTCTGGTTGCTTCCCCAACTCCACTCTAGGTAATCTTCACAATTCATCTTGCTTGTTCTAGTTTAAGATATATAGCTTCTTTAGTACATTTTATTAACAAGTTTTCTTCCCATGAAACCGGCTATAGATGCAGGCCAAACAACTGTAAAGCAGGATCCTGGTCTTAAGTCACAGATACTGGTATAGCATAAAAACTTGAGTTTTGATTCTTTCACCAAACTCTCTTTCTACAGACCAACACAGTTCTAATGATTTCTTCTGGATTTTGGAAATTCGACCTTTTTGTTTTGACAGAAGTAAATGTTGATCAGATATATGATGATATCTCGCTAAGCTGATTTTGTTCGAATCATAGCCAATGATTCCTGTATTTGTTGTTCTGTTTGCAGGAGAAACTCAAGGGCTTAGAGGAAGTTGGGATCCAGGAACGTGAAACTAGGTCCGAGACTAGTTTCCAGTCAGATTACAACCCCGGAAATGAGATTATCTCCAGGTTAGAGCTCATTACGGTGTTTCCAATTTGTACAAGTGTTTAGCCAACAATTTAGATATGGAAAATACTCTCTGCAGAGCCATTGAGGAAGAGCCTAATATGTTTAAACCTCCTGATAGTTATGTTCCTGAGATGCAACCAAGGCTTGAGTATGAGGAGATACCAGAAGGCAGTGCTGCACTTTTGGCTAAGAACTCACAAACACCAAGGCAAGGAAATGTTGCTGGTAAAAGTGATGCTACTGTGATGGAAGCAGAAAACCTGGCTCGATTGGTTCCCAATCCTGCATCAAAGCCTGCGTGTCCTGATCCAGTGGGCCTGGACGAAAATGAGAAGGATAAAACGAGAGCTAGAGAAAAACAACTTGAGGAAGCTAGAAGGCTTGCTTCTCTGCACAGGAAAAGGAAGCCAGACAGAATCGACTATGAAGCAGCAATTCGTTTTCAAAAGCGTGCACCTGCAGATGAAGATCGTCCTGCATTACCAACTACTACCACCGAAGGACTTGAAGCACAGCTAGATGTTGCAAGGAACAAAATTTCTCAAGGACAGGATGCTCCAGCAGCTATATTGCAAGCGAACATGCTCAATGATCCAGAATCAACTTGGAAGAGGCCAAAGCTGATGCTACCATCAGACAACGACTTTGAGGGCATTCCAAAGATGGGCTACGCCACTGACCTTCTTGCAGAGAATGAGGAGCTACCAGAAGGCAGTGCTGCACTTTTGGCTAAGAACTCACAAACCCCAAGGCAAGGAAGTGTTGCTGGTAAAGTTGATGCTATTGTGTTGAAAGCAGAAAAGATTCAAACGCCTGATCCAATGTTGTCCCCTTCGATTAatcctgctgctgctgctcttACTCCAAGAATTGGCTTGACGCCAGCAAGGGATGAACTTCACCTTAATGGAGAAGACATGGACAACATGGATGAAAGTGAGGAACTCATGAGAGGAGAGAAAGCTGAGCCAGAGGCTGAGGAGGATGCATAGAAATTTTAGCAAGAAGGTAGATAACATCATGGAAAGAGATGGAAGAGTCTCTGTAGACGTAAGCCGACACCATTTTGTAAAAGATTATGACTATCTGATTGTCTCGATCTCTGCCCTCGAGGTAACTCACCGActactatttattattttattacaaaacttTGATATCatcattaaatttattatagaaCTATGATATCACCATTAAATTTCTGTTTTCCAGGATTCTGAAGAGGAAATCTCTCCCACGCTGGAAGCTGCACGTCAGCTTTACAGCTGTTGCTCTCACTGCAGGGGCAAACCACATCTCCAACGTCTGTTGGTTGGAGATGCTAAGATAGGTATGGTTGCAGATAGGTTGAAGAACTCCTTCCATACCAGCTACATCGATTTTGTAAGTAACGGTACAAATCAAGAAATCTTTAGAGGCATCTACGAGGGTATACAAACACATATCACAGAAGACCATTCCAATATGTATGAGAGGTTCACGGTTgaggtaaattttttgttaatttagtttaatttattttttcacttttaagTGTTTTGATTAACTCTGATATTGTTCATGATCACAACAGCTTTGGGGACCTCCGAATGAGGTGAAAAGCGCTTTTGAAGAAGCTATTGTGGAGCTGAGAAGAAATTGTTTCCAAAATTAGAACTATCTTGCTCTATGTCTTGACATACGATATAACTCTAATATCCTTTAACAGTATCTCTTGCCTAATGACAGCTATTTTAGTACATTCATGGAAATGTATATTGTGTAAATCTCACTTCACTAGAACACGATCTTCATTTTGTGGAATACTATCATTTGCTTGTGTAGCACTTGCTTCTGGAATTTCCTCAGGTTGATTCGGTGAAGAATTTGAGGTTGTTGGTATAACTCCCCCTATCTTCCCAGCCTCCAAACCTGGAAAGTCAAACACGACAGGATGCAGCAACACTTGAGTGTTTGGGCCGCTCTTTAGAACATGATGAAATTTTCCACACATGCAAAAAGATAAAGCAACCTAACACTTTAGCTGCTTTTGCAATAAACCGTCATACGTGCCAGTTGATACGCGTAATCTGAGCTAACCGAAATGTTCAAGACCCACACATAGGATATATACCTGATTCCAACATATTGATGATTCTGAGAGCTGTTCAGACAGAAGGATCTTAGTTCAAAGGACCCATTCAGAGAGCTCAGAGTTTGCCTAATCAACGAAGGATTTGATGTGGTTTTATCTGCAAAGCTATAATTTGAGAACATGGGTAAACAAAGCAAAGCAAGGAAAGTAAAAAGAATGATACACAACTTTCCTCTATCTGGGTCTGCGAGAGATTTCAATGTATGAAATTCATAATATGaattatgaataaaatattagataCAAAGTATCCCCGCGTCTAGTTTAACACAAAACTGTTTCTTTCGGATGAATATGAATGGGACCTAATAGTTATTCAGATATTCAAACAAATAGTGGTGACCAAGCGGTGACGGAGCAGAGCTACGTACATGTATGGTTGACCGGTTATATACCAACGGTAAACGATGATAACCAGTTAACTAGACGTCGCATTTTCGATCATTCGTGTGCATACAACAATGCATCGAATGTTTGACTAAGTAAAAGGAGTTTTTGTTCTCTTTGAATAATAATCtcctagacattatttgcgaaCTGACATGAACCAAAAtcagtttaacaaaaaaatgatgacatgtcTTAAAAGAAATGTGACATGGTATCAATTAAACAAGCTGATGTCGGAGCTGGAGAAACATACGATCATCAGCttgaaactatgaaaaaacTCTTTTTTCTCTCTCGACGGTTAGGATTTTTTCGAAGAAAATGTTTATCATCTTTGACGTCTTAGCTGGTAAAAAGAATGGTCAATTTGGTATCAAAATGAACGAAAAAAATGAAACTCGTAAGTTCTAGTTTATCAGGTTGTCCgataacaatataaaaattcaagaaagcagaatacaaaaagataaaacagCACTTAAGCGTCTGCTATAACAGAGAATAAACTTTCGAAATAATAAACAGCACCTAGGCGTTTGCTAGGTTTGAAGAGTAAATCATAAGATTTGTCATGGATATCATATATCACCAGTGGTTGCAATCTTCCGTTACCCAAAGTAATAACTTATTCTTGTTCAGAATGGCGATTGGTAAGAGATGGCATTCACCAAACCAAGAAGAAGTTTTGGTGAGATCCAGCGAACACATTTTCTTCCATGTCTTGGTGCCGCCTGAAGAATCAAACGACCATATCAAGTGGGTGGGCCATTTTCTCCGAGATATGCACAAGCGGTTATCGAGGATTGAGATGAAGACGTCTACGTGCATGAGCAAAGGGAGCTTTACATATGACTTGGAAAGTCTCAGTGTGATGATCAAGAGATAATATCTTGGTTTCTTCACACTCGGTTAACCAATAAAGTGACCATCAAAATACACGGGCTTCTGGTAAGAAAACAGAGAGTAATCTGTATAATTCTACACAAAACCAAATCCCAAAAGTGTTGTAGAAAGTTCGGCAAACAAATATTCTGATGCTTGACTCAGTCCATTAAGAATTTTGAATGTTTACGTACTCTGTTCTTGTCTGAAAGAACCCAGGTGAAAATCGCATATAGATCTCCTCATTTAAATTACCATGAAGAAATGCATGGTGGACATCCATCTCGCAAAGCTCTCAGTTCTTGGCTAAAGCTACCTCCAAAAGAATCTCATGGTTTGAAGCTTGCAACCAACCACGTCTTATATTGCTCGATCAAGACGTactgagttttatttttaacactCATTTATCACCTGAAACATGTACTCCCGTCAGAAAATCACTCAAATCCCAAGTTATACTATACCTAGCGTTTACTGTTTACCCGCTTCTGCATAAGTTGTTGGTTCATCACATATGGTGATTGAAGCAAGAAAGGCCTGCTGCAGGATAGACTTTTTCTTCACATAAAGCATAATTCTTTTGTGTACATATCACATTACTTTGAAAAATTATTGACGATAATGTCGACGTAAAAAAACAGGGCGCCAAAATGATGTGTTACTTGACTGCTAAGGAACTTCCTTTTTCATAATTAGCTGTTATTCTACGGAATCGGACCTAGTCATGATCATTTGATCAGTTATATCCCAACAGTAAACGACGATGACCAGTTTCGATCATTCGTATGTTGGATGTTTGAATAAGTAAGAGGGTTtaactaaattttcatttttgttctttttgaataataatattattcaatCAAAGAGATACCTACTGtctctttttttggtaaacaacCTACTGTCTCTTTGGTAAGCTCTAGTTAACCAGGTCCGATAACAACATTAAAATCCTAGAAAGTAGAAACAATGAAGAAAATGTTTTATTACAATGGTTCATCAATGagtagaaacaaaaagaaaaaataattaatttggtAAAACAGAGAATAAGCTTTCGAAATAATAAACAGCACCAAGGCGTCTGGTAGGTTCGAAGAGTAAATCATAAGTTTTGGTATGGAGATCATATATCACCAATGGTTGCAAGCAGTGTTGTTAAACCCGGACCGGACCGGCGGTCGGACCGGGTTCAACCGCGAACCGGACACCTATCCGGGTTGGTTTAATGTCAAAACCCAACTaaagttgaaccggttaaaaacccATGTTGAACCGCTTAAAACCCGGGAACCGGATGACCCAGCGAACCGACGAAACCCTGGTtcgtataaaaatcaaaattttgttaataaaataattattttttctccctttttaacatatatactattttgtttgtcacaaattgcaaccaaaatagagttttgtaactaatgtgtatataatttttataggttatgaagatttagaaggacaaagatttggagaataaactttaaatgttttttttcctattgactttagatttgaattattaattttttttattgtttttatcacatttcaatttgttatttttgaaagttttctaaacattatgactattttttgaaaaatatatatataatatttataaaataataaattcagtttaatcTAATCGATCCCGGTCAAACCAGGTCGAACCACAATGACCcgtgacccaaaatatttccggttccctcgccggtccggttttaaaaacactggttGCAAGTATACATGACTATGAAGTAATAACTTATTCTTGTCCAGAATTGCGATTGGTAAGAGGTGGCATTCCCCGAACCAAGACAAAGTATTGGTGAGATTTAGCGAACACATTTTCTTCCATGTCTTGGTGCCGCCTGAAGAATCCAACGACCATATCACTTGGGTGGTATATTTTCTCCTAGATACGCACAAGCGGTTATCGAGGATGGAGATGAAGACGTCGAAACGGCCACGTGCATGAGCAAAGGGAGCTTTACAGATGACTTGAAAAGTTTCGGTGTGAAGATCAAGAGATAATATCTTGGTTTCTTCACACGCGGTTAACCAATAAAGTGACCCATCAAAATACACGGGCTTCTGGAAAGAACGAATCCGATAAGGAGAAGCAGAAACAAGGTACCTCCAAGCATTGGTTCTAAAATCGAAAACTTCACAGGTAGTAATGTTGTCTAGGTCAAATTCGGatgaattatataaataaaccgGCTTATACGTGCCCATGACTTTGTCTTTACCAAATCCGAGCCCAGGAGTTGGACAGAAAAATCTCTCCCTGAGGAGCTGTTCATAGTTTGAAAGTGGAAAACTTCGTTGATATCTGGTGGCGGGGTTCACCACGACACTGACACGCAGTTCTACTAGTGAGTAGAAGCATATTAGACCGTCACAACTACCATGGCAGAACGTGCTGCCCGAAGTAGGAAAACTGACCGTGGAAACTATTGATGACCCCAGCACAATTCTTTGAGCATCTGTTTCCTCATCACTATAATCATCAGTATATTTGAGACACACACAAAGAACATCTGGACCTCGTGATTGCCTACGACGGATCAGTTGTGTTTCTTGGAAACGTCGGGACTCGATTGTTGATTTCCAATTCTTGGATATACACTTGAATCTAAGTAGAGATTCCACGGGAAGTCTCTCAAGGATGAGCTCTGCCACATCGTGGGGTAATAGTTCCACACTCGTGCAATGTCTTTTCAACATTGAATTTAAATTGATCAAGAGTGACGACCAAGGCTTTGTCAATATATATGTACGTACACACGAGCACCCTacgaattggaaaaaaaaaagaagaagtaaaactTCATTCCATTGAGGCAAAGGAAAATTTCctctttctcaaaaaataatgtatattacTGATGTTGAtgattaaatgaaaaaaaaaactcaaaggaAAATTTCCtctttatcaaaaaataatgtatattacTGATGTTGATGATTAAATggaaaaaactcaaaatgaaattacagatttcaaaaaaaaaattgatatcacaataacaaaacaaagaaaaagagtgACTACCCCAGGCAATGGTCGCATCAAATCTTTACTCCTGGGCTTTTATAAATTCTCCGGAAACTACTTCTCTCCCCTTTTTGCTTTAAGAGAAAACGTTAATTTAGATGCCGAGGCGGAAGAGATCTCATCTCATAGGAAACTCAAACCTAGTTAGATTCAAACCCTaatgtctttctttttttctttgtttttctattGGATTttgtgttctctttttttttgggggggctTAGAAACCCAAATATTTATAGGGAAAATAGCATTAAAAACTATGAAGCTGGCAAAAATTTGCATTTTAAATATTGGAACTCACGGTTGCTCCATTAGTATCTGGCAAGATCCGTGGCTCAGTTTGAAGAAACATGAACGCCCAATGGAACCTCCCACAGAACATAGTGCAGACTTATGTGTTTCTGACCTCATGATATCAGGCTCCCCGCAATGGGATAGGGCCAAAATCCAACTGCTGCTCCCAGATTATGAAGAGAAAATCCTATGCTTGCAGCCTAGCATCACCGGGGTTCCGGACAAGCTATTCTGGCTAGGTACAAAGTCCGGGAACTATTCCTCAAAGTCTAGCTACTACAT is part of the Raphanus sativus cultivar WK10039 chromosome 5, ASM80110v3, whole genome shotgun sequence genome and harbors:
- the LOC108856195 gene encoding uncharacterized protein LOC108856195 isoform X2; the encoded protein is MAGSLTASVHEHHAEASEIPRWLISFARFVPFPSSPSPYPGLDPLGKSELSSSPDGTWLSTVNLRLVDEVNRSGAILSVQLAGKILEEHYISKLNFSWWPCITSVSELPPRGSRAILVSYMDSENEIQKFALRFSTCDAAVTFVAALKEKLKGLEEAGLQEREPDTSFQSDYNPGNETIPRATVEEPNMVKHLGSYVPEMQARLEYQDGKILHPPQSTLSHISNENCSNLPPNFTTLPSGCFPNSTLDAGQTTVKQDPGLKSQILEKLKGLEEVGIQERETRSETSFQSDYNPGNEIISSYVPEMQPRLEYEEIPEGSAALLAKNSQTPRQGNVAGKSDATVMEAENLARLVPNPASKPACPDPVGLDENEKDKTRAREKQLEEARRLASLHRKRKPDRIDYEAAIRFQKRAPADEDRPALPTTTTEGLEAQLDVARNKISQGQDAPAAILQANMLNDPESTWKRPKLMLPSDNDFEGIPKMGYATDLLAENEELPEGSAALLAKNSQTPRQGSVAGKVDAIVLKAEKIQTPDPMLSPSINPAAAALTPRIGLTPARDELHLNGEDMDNMDESEELMRGEKAEPEAEEDA
- the LOC108856195 gene encoding protein POOR HOMOLOGOUS SYNAPSIS 1-like isoform X1; this translates as MAGSLTASVHEHHAEASEIPRWLISFARFVPFPSSPSPYPGLDPLGKSELSSSPDGTWLSTVNLRLVDEVNRSGAILSVQLAGKILEEHYISKLNFSWWPCITSVSELPPRGSRAILVSYMDSENEIQKFALRFSTCDAAVTFVAALKEKLKGLEEAGLQEREPDTSFQSDYNPGNETIPRATVEEPNMVKHLGSYVPEMQARLEYQDGKILHPPQSTLSHISNENCSNLPPNFTTLPSGCFPNSTLDAGQTTVKQDPGLKSQILEKLKGLEEVGIQERETRSETSFQSDYNPGNEIISRAIEEEPNMFKPPDSYVPEMQPRLEYEEIPEGSAALLAKNSQTPRQGNVAGKSDATVMEAENLARLVPNPASKPACPDPVGLDENEKDKTRAREKQLEEARRLASLHRKRKPDRIDYEAAIRFQKRAPADEDRPALPTTTTEGLEAQLDVARNKISQGQDAPAAILQANMLNDPESTWKRPKLMLPSDNDFEGIPKMGYATDLLAENEELPEGSAALLAKNSQTPRQGSVAGKVDAIVLKAEKIQTPDPMLSPSINPAAAALTPRIGLTPARDELHLNGEDMDNMDESEELMRGEKAEPEAEEDA
- the LOC108858415 gene encoding F-box protein At1g11270-like yields the protein MLKRHCTSVELLPHDVAELILERLPVESLLRFKCISKNWKSTIESRRFQETQLIRRRQSRGPDVLCVCLKYTDDYSDEETDAQRIVLGSSIVSTVSFPTSGSTFCHGSCDGLICFYSLVELRVSVVVNPATRYQRSFPLSNYEQLLRERFFCPTPGLGFGKDKVMGTYKPVYLYNSSEFDLDNITTCEVFDFRTNAWRYLVSASPYRIRSFQKPVYFDGSLYWLTACEETKILSLDLHTETFQVICKAPFAHARGRFDVFISILDNRLCVSRRKYTTQVIWSLDSSGGTKTWKKMCSLNLTNTLSWFGECHLLPIAILDKNKLLLHSHVYLQPVYISYVWVLNISVSSDYAYQLARLEAGKIGGVIPTTSNSSPNQPEEIPEASATQANDSIPQNEDRVLVK